From the genome of Bradyrhizobium sp. SZCCHNS1050, one region includes:
- a CDS encoding NAD(P)-dependent oxidoreductase, with product MTAVGIIGLGNMGRGMALTLKGAGFAVTGYDTLAATRAALAAEGIAIADGIGGVIAAADIVILSLPTAGIVADVVEGAGGILAQARAGVVIVDTSTSHPETSRRLAALLKARGMGFVDAPVSGGPKGAATGTMTMVIGADGDDLARVLPVLERMSAKRVHVGGVGAGNVAKIVNNLLCAAHLLTAAEALRIADAAGVDAVRLLEGLNAGSGRSGVTLVNVPNWILNGAFDSGFTMQLMRKDVRLAAQFIGELGLSLPMAADTARIWADSAASIADTDDFNRIVELQLGPMPKP from the coding sequence GTGACCGCGGTCGGCATCATCGGACTTGGCAACATGGGGCGCGGTATGGCGCTGACGCTGAAGGGCGCGGGCTTCGCCGTCACCGGCTACGACACGCTAGCCGCGACGCGCGCGGCGCTCGCGGCCGAGGGCATCGCGATTGCCGACGGCATCGGCGGCGTGATCGCCGCCGCCGACATCGTGATCCTGTCGCTGCCGACCGCCGGCATCGTCGCCGATGTCGTGGAAGGCGCCGGCGGTATCCTCGCGCAGGCCAGGGCCGGCGTCGTCATCGTCGACACCTCGACCTCGCATCCCGAGACCTCGCGCCGGCTCGCAGCCCTTCTCAAGGCGCGCGGCATGGGCTTCGTCGATGCGCCGGTCAGCGGCGGGCCGAAGGGCGCGGCGACCGGCACCATGACGATGGTGATCGGCGCCGATGGCGATGATCTCGCGCGCGTGCTGCCGGTGCTGGAGCGCATGAGCGCCAAGCGCGTCCATGTCGGCGGCGTCGGCGCCGGCAACGTCGCCAAGATCGTCAACAATCTTCTCTGCGCCGCGCATCTGCTCACCGCCGCGGAGGCGCTGCGCATCGCCGATGCGGCGGGCGTCGACGCAGTGCGGCTGCTCGAAGGGCTCAATGCCGGCTCCGGCCGCTCCGGCGTCACGCTCGTCAACGTGCCCAACTGGATTCTCAACGGCGCCTTCGACTCCGGCTTCACCATGCAGCTGATGCGCAAGGACGTCAGGCTCGCGGCGCAGTTCATCGGCGAGCTCGGACTGTCGCTGCCGATGGCCGCCGACACCGCGCGCATCTGGGCGGACAGCGCCGCCAGCATCGCCGACACTGATGATTTCAACCGCATCGTCGAGCTGCAGCTCGGTCCGATGCCGAAGCCGTGA
- a CDS encoding LysR family transcriptional regulator: MSALLDHHRLHYLHEAIRLGSVRAAAEALDVNASVISRQIALLEKELGLTLLERLSRGIRATAAGALLVERFRQWQADQADTVAKLRELQGLKRGHVDIVLGEGFVSDLMSGPLGRFWQRHPDLTMAFDLAGTNEVVNAVAEDRHHIGLVFNPSADPRIRIATASRQPLCAIMPPDHALARLGRPLRLRELADHPLGLMHPSYGTRQVVAMAEAAERIALSPKLTTSSINVLRHFVRSGLGLTLLPAFAIAADLADGSLAAVPVDNRLLASSEACVITRRGRELPHAASHLLRFLSGQMRAFRVGGAAGKTRTRGAGR, encoded by the coding sequence ATGTCCGCCCTGCTCGATCACCACCGCCTGCACTATCTGCACGAGGCGATCCGCCTCGGCTCGGTGCGCGCCGCCGCCGAAGCGCTCGACGTCAACGCGTCGGTGATCAGCCGGCAGATCGCGCTCCTGGAAAAGGAGCTCGGCCTCACTTTGCTCGAGCGCCTCAGCCGCGGCATCCGCGCCACCGCGGCCGGCGCGCTGCTGGTCGAGCGCTTCCGGCAATGGCAGGCCGACCAGGCCGACACCGTCGCCAAGCTGCGCGAATTGCAGGGGCTCAAACGCGGCCATGTCGACATCGTGCTCGGCGAGGGTTTCGTCAGCGACCTGATGTCCGGCCCGCTCGGCCGGTTCTGGCAACGCCATCCCGACCTCACCATGGCGTTCGATCTGGCCGGCACCAACGAGGTCGTCAATGCCGTCGCCGAGGATCGCCATCACATCGGCCTGGTGTTCAACCCATCAGCCGATCCGCGCATCCGGATCGCGACCGCGAGCCGGCAGCCGCTCTGCGCGATCATGCCGCCGGATCATGCGCTCGCGCGGCTCGGCCGTCCCTTGCGCTTGCGCGAGCTCGCCGATCACCCCCTCGGACTGATGCATCCGAGCTACGGCACGCGTCAGGTCGTGGCAATGGCGGAGGCCGCCGAGCGCATCGCCCTGTCGCCGAAGCTCACCACCAGCTCCATCAACGTGCTCCGCCACTTCGTCAGGAGCGGCCTCGGCCTGACGCTCCTGCCGGCCTTCGCGATCGCCGCCGATCTTGCCGACGGCTCCCTCGCCGCCGTGCCGGTGGACAACCGCCTGCTGGCCTCGAGCGAAGCCTGCGTCATCACCCGGCGCGGCCGCGAGCTGCCGCATGCCGCCAGCCATCTGCTGCGCTTTCTCAGCGGCCAGATGCGGGCGTTCCGGGTCGGCGGAGCCGCCGGCAAGACCAGGACGCGCGGCGCCGGACGTTGA
- a CDS encoding aldehyde dehydrogenase family protein: MTHFIDPRLRAATLPFWPDLEAVGSHVGGDLIVGDGATVSVNDPATGRLLFTYADAGADVAAKAAAAAGAGQAEWVKLTAAGRGRVMQAVARAILAAAEPLAHLEALSAGKPIRDTRGEVAKVAEMFEYYAGWADKFHGDVIPVPSSHLNYTRREPMGVVLQITPWNAPIFTAGWQIAPAISMGNAVLLKPSELTPLTSLALAGIAERTGLPKGVVNVLAGFGHTTGQAALAQPAVRKVVFVGSVPTGRLIGEAAARRLLPSVLELGGKSANIVFADADLERAAVGAQAAIFGGAGQSCVAGSRLLVQSAVYDRFVDLVAKGAVKIKCGDPLSADTEIGPINNARQYDHVLSLIREGAAEGAEIAAGANGVAQDGGYFVKPTVLKNVTNAMGIARKEVFGPVVAAIRFDTEAEAIAIANDSEFGLAGAVWTRDVARAHRVAAQVKAGTFWINAYKTINVASPFGGYNNSGHGRSSGIEALYEYTQVKSVWVETAAEPAVAFGYAPGLRD, translated from the coding sequence ATGACCCATTTCATCGATCCCCGCCTGCGCGCCGCCACGCTGCCGTTCTGGCCTGACTTGGAGGCCGTTGGCTCCCATGTCGGCGGTGACCTGATCGTCGGCGATGGCGCGACGGTCTCGGTGAATGATCCCGCCACCGGCAGATTGCTGTTCACCTATGCCGATGCCGGTGCCGACGTGGCGGCCAAGGCGGCTGCTGCTGCGGGGGCGGGGCAGGCGGAATGGGTGAAGCTGACCGCCGCGGGCCGCGGCCGCGTGATGCAGGCGGTGGCGCGGGCGATCCTCGCCGCGGCCGAGCCGCTGGCGCATCTGGAAGCGCTGTCCGCCGGCAAGCCGATCCGCGACACCAGGGGCGAGGTCGCCAAGGTCGCGGAGATGTTCGAGTACTATGCCGGCTGGGCCGACAAATTCCACGGCGACGTCATCCCGGTGCCCTCAAGCCATCTCAACTACACGCGTCGCGAGCCGATGGGCGTGGTGCTGCAGATCACGCCGTGGAATGCGCCGATCTTCACCGCGGGCTGGCAGATCGCGCCAGCGATCAGCATGGGCAACGCCGTGCTGCTCAAGCCCTCGGAGCTGACGCCGCTGACCTCGCTGGCGCTGGCAGGCATCGCCGAACGCACGGGCTTGCCGAAGGGCGTCGTCAACGTGCTCGCCGGTTTCGGCCACACCACGGGGCAGGCGGCGCTGGCGCAGCCTGCGGTCAGGAAGGTGGTGTTCGTCGGCTCGGTACCGACCGGGCGGCTGATCGGCGAGGCTGCGGCGCGCAGGCTGTTGCCGTCGGTGCTCGAGCTCGGCGGCAAGTCCGCCAACATCGTGTTCGCCGATGCCGATCTCGAACGCGCCGCCGTCGGCGCGCAGGCCGCGATCTTCGGCGGCGCCGGACAGAGCTGCGTCGCCGGCTCCAGGCTGCTGGTGCAGAGCGCGGTCTATGACCGCTTCGTCGATCTGGTTGCAAAAGGTGCAGTGAAGATCAAATGCGGCGATCCGCTGTCGGCGGACACCGAGATCGGTCCGATCAACAACGCCAGGCAATATGATCACGTGCTGTCGTTGATCCGGGAAGGCGCGGCGGAGGGGGCGGAGATCGCCGCTGGCGCAAATGGCGTGGCGCAGGACGGCGGATATTTCGTCAAGCCGACCGTGCTCAAGAACGTCACCAACGCCATGGGTATCGCGCGCAAGGAGGTGTTTGGTCCGGTCGTCGCCGCGATCCGCTTCGACACCGAGGCGGAGGCGATCGCGATCGCCAATGACAGCGAGTTCGGCCTCGCGGGCGCGGTGTGGACCAGGGATGTCGCGCGCGCGCATCGCGTCGCAGCACAGGTCAAGGCCGGGACGTTCTGGATCAACGCCTACAAGACCATCAACGTCGCCTCGCCGTTCGGCGGCTACAACAACAGCGGCCATGGCCGCTCCTCCGGCATCGAGGCGCTGTACGAATACACGCAGGTGAAGAGCGTGTGGGTCGAGACCGCGGCCGAGCCGGCCGTGGCGTTCGGCTACGCGCCGGGCTTGCGCGACTGA